In a genomic window of Clavelina lepadiformis chromosome 7, kaClaLepa1.1, whole genome shotgun sequence:
- the LOC143465013 gene encoding small ribosomal subunit protein uS13 codes for MSLVLPEKFQHILRIMNTNIDGKRNIMFALTAIKGVGRRFANLVCKKADVDLTKRAGELTDDEIDRVITIMQNPRQYKIPDWFLNRQKDVRDGKFSQVLSNQLDNKLREDIERMKKIRAHRGLRHYWGLRVRGQHTKTTGRRGRTVGVSKKK; via the coding sequence ATGTCGTTGGTATTACCGGAGAAATTTCAGCATATTTTGCGTATTATGAACACCAATATCGATGGTAAACGCAACATCATGTTTGCCTTGACCGCTATTAAGGGTGTGGGTCGCCGTTTTGCAAACTTGGTGTGCAAAAAAGCCGATGTTGATTTGACCAAACGCGCTGGAGAATTGACGGATGATGAAATCGATCGTGTAATTACGATAATGCAGAACCCACGCCAGTACAAAATTCCAGATTGGTTTCTTAATCGTCAGAAAGATGTCCGTGACGGTAAATTCAGCCAGGTTTTGTCTAACCAGCTTGACAACAAGCTTCGTGAAGATATTGAAAGGATGAAGAAAATTCGAGCCCACAGAGGTCTGCGTCACTACTGGGGTCTCAGAGTACGTGGTCAGCATACCAAGACCACTGGTCGCCGTGGTCGCACCGTTGGTGTGTCCAAGAAGAAGTAA
- the LOC143465012 gene encoding pyruvate dehydrogenase E1 component subunit alpha, mitochondrial-like codes for MAFYCSGKLLRSSIKFINQVTCASRSYATEASFPLKPFDLHKLEEGPATEATVTKEDAINYYTQMQIIRRMELKADQLYKQKVIRGFCHLYDGQEACCVGTEAALTPEDDVITAYRAHGWAYIRGVPVSSILAELFGRKLGCAKGKGGSMHMYNYNFYGGNGIVGAQVPLGAGIAFANQYKNNGSVAMALYGDGAANQGQLFESFNMAKLWNLPCIFVCENNRYGMGTAVHRASASVDYYTRGDYVPGIRVDGMDILAVREAVKFAKKYVLENGPVNLEFVTYRYHGHSMSDPGTSYRTRDEVKEVRQSLDPITTFRDKLLQVDMVSKDDIKAIDAQAKQHVEEETAKALASAEPDFKQLANDIYITDKPLSFRSCNAFEKLPHEANI; via the exons ATGGCATTCTATTGCTCTGGGAAATTACTTAGGAGCagcataaaatttataaatcag gTAACATGCGCATCACGATCTTATGCGACAGAGGCATCATTTCCCCTGAAACCTTTTGATCTTCATAAACTTGAGGAGGGGCCCGCTACAGAAGCAACTGTCACAAAAGAAGATGCCATTAATTACTACAC CCAGATGCAAATCATTCGGCGAATGGAACTCAAAGCTGACCAGTTATACAAGCAGAAAGTAATCCGAGGTTTCTGTCATCTATATGATGGACAA GAAGCTTGCTGTGTTGGTACTGAGGCTGCTTTAACTCCTGAAGATGATGTCATAACGGCATATCGGGCCCATGGATGGGCTTATATCAGAGGAGTTCCTGTCTCATCCATTCTTGCCGAGTTATTTG GTCGCAAATTGGGATGTGCCAAAGGTAAAGGGGGTTCCATGCATatgtataattataatttctATGGTGGGAATGGCATTGTTGGAGCCCAAGTACCCCTTGGAGCTGGAATTGCTTTTGCAAATCAGTACAAAAACAATGGCAGTGTCGCCATGGCCCTCTATGGTGATGGTGCTGCTAATCAG GGCCAACTTTTCGAATCCTTCAACATGGCTAAACTTTGGAACCTTCCTTGCATATTTGTTTGTGAGAACAACAG ATATGGTATGGGCACTGCTGTCCATCGTGCTTCAGCCAGCGTAGATTATTATACAAGAGGTGATTATGTGCCTGGTATTCGTGTGGATGGCATGGACATTTTGGCTGTCAGAGAAGCTGTCAAGTTTGCAAAGAAATATGTGCTGGAGAAC GGCCCCGTCAACCTGGAGTTTGTCACATATCGCTACCACGGACACAGCATGAGTGACCCTGGAACAAG TTATCGAACAAGAGATGAAGTAAAGGAGGTTCGTCAGAGTCTTGACCCAATTACAACGTTCAGGGACAAACTTCTGCAAGTGGACATGGTCAGTAAAGACGATATCAAG GCCATAGACGCACAAGCAAAACAACATGTGGAAGAGGAAACGGCAAAGGCACTCGCTTCAGCTGAGCCTGATTTCAAACAGCTGGCCAACGATATCTATATCACTGATAAACCGTTGTCGTTTAGATCATGTAATGCTTTCGAAAAGCTTCCTCACGAAGCTAATATAtag
- the LOC143465009 gene encoding CTP synthase 2-like isoform X1, producing the protein MKYILVSGGVISGIGKGVISSSIGTILKACGLQVTAIKIDPYLNIDAGTFSPYEHGEVFVLDDGGEVDLDLGNYERFLNVTLHRDNNITTGKIYQHVISKERKGDYLGKTVQVVPHVTDAIMEWVERVSKIPVNGVKEEPQVCIIELGGTIGDIEGMPFVEAFRQFQFRVKPENFCNIHVSLVPQPSATGEQKTKPTQHSVRQLRGLGLSPDLIICRSHSPIHSSVKEKISNFCHVAPEQVIAVHDAHSIYHVPFLLEQQNISSYFMTRLGLPGKLKHSVINQWKNLADLTDRIHTTVNIALVGKYTQLEDSYASVIKALRHSALAVHKKLNLTIIEAEHLEDETLAKQPAVYHEAWKKLCLSDGVLVPGGFGSRGVEGKIKAVEWSRLHRKPFLGVCLGLQVATIEFARNVLNMEGANSTENDPDTPYPVVIDMPEHHGGDMGGTMRLGKRRTVFKTENSVLRKLYNGSRDSVDERHRHRYEVNPDFIHHFEEKGFNFVGHDTEGLRMEIMELQDHPYFVGVQFHPEFLSRPLHPSPPYLGLILASCGKLESFLKRGNKLSSRDLLIFSEDDTDISGCESAVTAVKLGCSVSESA; encoded by the exons atgaaatacaTTCTCGTGTCCGGAGGTGTGATAAGTGGAATAGGCAAag GTGTGATATCAAGTAGCATTGGAACAATCTTAAAAGCATGCGGCCTCCAAGTaacagcaataaaaattgatcCTTATTTGAACATTGATGCTGGAACATTTTCTCCTTACGAACATG GAGAAGTTTTTGTGCTGGATGATGGTGGAGAAGTAGATCTTGATCTTGGCAATTACGAGCGCTTTCTAAATGTCACTCTCCATAGAGACAACAATATCACAACAG gaAAAATCTATCAACATGTTATCAGCAAGGAAAGAAAAGGAGACTACTTGGGCAAAACTGTGCAAG TTGTGCCTCACGTGACCGATGCCATAATGGAATGGGTGGAGCGAGTTTCCAAAATACCAGTAAATGGAGTCAAGGAAGAGCCGCAAGTTTGTATAATTGAG TTGGGTGGAACAATTGGCGACATTGAAGGGATGCCTTTTGTAGAAGCGTTCCGACAATTCCAGTTCAGAGTTAAGCCTGAAAACTTTTGCAACATCCACGTTAGCCTTGTGCCACAA CCATCCGCCACTggtgaacaaaaaacaaaaccaacgCAGCACAGCGTTAGACAGTTAAGGGGTCTTGGCCTATCTCCTGATCTTATTATTTGTAGAAGCCATTCTCCAATTCACTCATCggtgaaagaaaaaatatctAATTTCTGCCATGTTGCTCCAGAACAG GTCATAGCAGTTCATGATGCCCACTCAATATACCACGTACCATTTCTTCTTGAGCAACAAAATATATCAAGTTACTTTATGACGAGACTTGGCTTGCCTGGCAAATTGAAGCACTCTGTGATTAACCAGTGGAAAAATCTTGCAGATTT aACTGACAGAATACACACAACAGTAAATATTGCATTAGTCGGAAAATATACTCAGTTAGAGGATTCTTATGCTTCTGTCATCAAAGCCCTGCGGCATTCAGCTCTGGCCGTtcacaaaaagttgaatttaACA ATCATAGAAGCCGAACACTTGGAAGACGAAACGCTTGCCAAACAGCCTGCTGTCTATCATGAAGCATGGAAGAAATTATGTTTGTCTGA TGGTGTCCTTGTTCCTGGTGGTTTTGGTTCCCGTGGTGTTGAAGGCAAAATCAAGGCAGTTGAGTGGTCTCGACTTCACAGAAAACCTTTCCTTGGTGTTTGCCTCGGTTTGCAAGTTGCCACGATTGAATTTGCTCGTAATGTTCTCAACATGGAAG GAGCAAACTCAACGGAAAATGATCCAGACACACCGTATCCTGTTGTCATCGACATGCCTGAACACCATGGAGGAGATATGGGTGGCACCATGAGATTGGGAAAGAGACGAACCGtgtttaaaactgaaaattcaGTTTTAC GAAAATTGTACAACGGATCTCGGGACTCCGTCGATGAGAGACACCGACATCGCTACGAGGTAAACCCAGATTTTATTCatcattttgaagaaaaaggGTTTAACTTTGTGGGGCACGATACCGAAGGATTAAGAATGGAAATTATGGAACTTCAAG ATCACCCGTATTTTGTTGGTGTTCAATTTCATCCCGAATTTTTGTCTCGTCCGCTCCACCCCTCACCTCCATACCTTGGCTTGATCCTGGCATCGTGTGGAAAATTGGAGTCTTTCCTCAAACGTGGGAATAAATTGTCATCAAG GGATTTGCTAATATTCAGCGAAGATGACACCGACATCTCTGGGTGTGAGTCAGCAGTTACAGCAGTGAAACTGGGTTGCAGTGTTTCTGAGAGTGCATAA